CGCCGCGTCGCTCAGCGCTCGCCGCGTGTCGAGCTTCTTGCGTTCCCGCAGTCCCGGTGCCATGTCTTCACGCTAGCCAAACATTGCCCATTGGGCAATATTGCCTCCTGGGCATTTCCTGTGAAAATCAGTTGAAGGCGGGCCGCCATCCTGAATACCGTGGCAGCCATGTCAGTGACCCACCTCCGCTTGCGCATCACATAGCCGGCGGATCTTCACCTTCCCGGAACGTCCGCCGCAGCAGCTTTGTCCCTGCGACTGCGGAGTCTCCGTGCCTTCAACTCACCATGGCCGTCATGAGTACGGCCAGAATTTCCTGTGCGACCGACGCGTGGTCGCCGACATCGTCAAAATCGTCTCGCACACAACAGGTCCCATCGTCGAGATCGGCGCCGGCGACGGGGCGCTCACTCTGCCGCTGCAACGGTTGAACCGGCAGCTGACCGCGATCGAAATCGACCGGCGACGGGCTCGGCGATTGGCGGACCGAACCTCGGCAGAGGTGGTCGGTGCGGACTTTCTGCAATACCGACTACCCACAACACCGCACGTGGTGGTGGGCAATCTGCCCTTTCACCTGACCACCGCGATCCTGCGGCGGCTGTTACACGGCCCGGGCTGGACCGACGCGGTCCTGCTCATGCAGTGGGAGGTGGCCCGGCGGCGGGCCGGCGTCGGCGGCGCCACCATGATGACGGCACAGTGGTGGCCGTGGTTCGAATTCAGCCTGGCACGAAAGGTTTCCGCGGATGCCTTCCGACCCAGGCCCGGCGTTGACGCCGGGCTGCTGACCATCACACGCCGTCGGGAGCCCCTGGTCCCGACGGCCGACCGGCGTCGGTACCAGGCCCTGGCACACGAGGTGTTCACCGGGCGGGGTCGCGGCTTGGCGCAGATCCTGCGTCGTCACGTGGATCGTCGGTGGTTGCAGGCCAACGGAATCCACCCGTCGGCGCTACCGCGAGACCTGTCCGCGCAACAGTGGGCCGCACTGTTCGACGCGGTCCGCTAGCTGGTGCCCAGCGGGTCGATGGTCCAGGCGATGTAAAGCACCACCGCACTCACGGTCGCGGTGGTGGCGAAGTCGATCGTCCGGCTTCGCACCACCAGCAGACCGGCCCGGTCATCGGTCAGCGCCAGCCGCAGCGCAGCCGCCGCACCGACGCCGATCCCGATCACCAGCGCGCCGCGGCGCCAGTAGCCCGCCACCACCAAGGCGAAGGCCGCGATGAAGATCAGCCCGACCACGAGGATCGGCCACTGTCCTGCGACCACCTTCTGGACGAACTCCTTTGCCGTCACGCCAGTTTCGACTCTTCGAGCTCGACGACGTTGGTCAGCAGGAACGCCCGTGTCAGCGGGCCGACGCCGCCCGGGTTGGGCGACACATGCCCCGCCACCTCCCAGACGTCAGGTGCGACGTCACCGGTCAACTTGCCGTCCACCCGGCTGACGCCGACGTCGACGACGGCCGCGCCCGGCTTGACCATGTCCGCGGTGACCATGTGCGGCACACCGACCGCGGCGATGATGATGTCGGCCTGACGGGTCAGGGCAGGCAGATCCCGGGTACCGGTGTGGCACAGCGTCACGGTGGCGTTCTCCGAACGCCGGGTGAGCAGCAGGCCCATCGGCCGGCCGACCGTCACGCCGCGCCCGATCACCACGACGTGCGCCCCGGCGATCGGCACGTCGAACCGGCGCAGCAGATGCACGATGCCGCGAGGGGTACAGGGAAGCGGCGCCTCCTTGCCGAGCACCAGCCGGCCGAGGTTGGTCGGGTGCAGACCGTCGGCGTCCTTGGCCGGATCGATGCGCTCCAGCGCGGCGTTCTCGTCGAGGTGCTTGGGCAGCGGCAGCTGCACGATGTAGCCCGTGCAGTCCGGGTTGGCGTTGAGCTCGTCGATGGTCTCGTCGAGCTGCGCCTGGGTGATGTCGGCGGGCAGGTCGCGGCGGATCGAATTGATCCCGACCTTTGCGCAGTCGGCGTGCTTGCCGCGCACGTAGGCCTGCGAGCCGGGGTCGTCACCGACCAGCACGGTGCCCAAGCCGGGCGTCCGGCCGGCCTCGGTCAACTTCGCTACCCGCTGCTTGAGGTCGATGAAGATCTCGTCGCGCGTCGCCTTACCGTCCAACACAATGGAACCCACGGTGCCCATTGTGTCAGCCGCGTGGCAGGCTCAGCATATGAACACCCAGCCCAATGTGTTCACTGATGTTTTCAGTGAGGCCAAGCTCGGCCCAGTGACGCTGCGCAACCGCATCATCAAGGCCGCCACCTTCGAAGCGTCCACGCCGAACGCGCTGGTCACGGAGGATTTGATCAACTATCACCGGCTGCCCGCGGCCGGCGGCGTCGGCATGACCACCGTGGCCTACTGTGCGGTGGCACCCGGCGGCCGGACCGACGGCTGGCAGATCTGGATGCGGCCCGAGGCGGTGCCCGGGCTGACCAAACTCACCGAGACCATCCACGCCGAGGGTGCCGCCATCAGCGCCCAGATCGGTCATGCCGGGCCGGTGGCCAACTCGCGAACCAACAAGGCCCCGGCGCTCGCGCCGGTACGGTTCTTCAACCCCCTGTCGATGCGGTTTGCCAAGAAAGCCACGATCGACGACATCCGCGACGTCACCGAAGCCCACGCGAACGCTGCCCGGCTTGCCATCGACTCCGGGTTCGACGCCGTGGAGGTGCACCTCGGCCACAACTACCTCGCCAGCTCGTTCCTGTCCCCACTGATCAACCGGCGCACCGACGAGTTCGGCGGATCGTTGGAGAACCGGGCCAAGGTGGCCCGCGGGGTGGTCCGCGCGGTACGCGACGCCGTCGACAAGCACGGCGACCGGAAGATCGCCGTCATCGCCAAACTCAACATGAGCGACGGCGTCCGCGGCGGCATCCCGATCGACGAGTCGCTGCAAACGGCGAAGTGGCTCGAGGAGGACGGCGGCCTGGACGCCATCGAGCTGACCGCGGGCAGCTCGCTGGTCAACCCGATGTACCTGTTCCGCGGCGGCGCCCCGGTCAAGGAGTTCGCGGCGAACTTCAAACCCCCGATCAGCTGGGGCATCCGGATGAGCGGCAACAAGTTCTTCCGCGAATACCCGTACCACGAGGCGTATCTGATGCGCGACGCCGAGAAGTTCCGGGCCGAACTGACCATGCCGATCATCCTGCTGGGCGGAATCACCAACCGCGAGACCATGGACCGGGCGATGGCAGCGGGCTTCGAGTTCGTCGCGATGGGCCGCGCGCTGCTCGCAGAACCGGACCTGCTCAACCGGATCCAGGCTGAGGAATCCAAAGGCTCGGTCAAATCGCTTTGCACGCACTGCAACATGTGCATGCCCACCATCTACAGCCACACCCATTGCGTGGTGACGGGAGCGCCGGACACACTCGTGAAGTGAGCACCGACGCCGTCAGCGACACCATGGTGACCTACCGCTACGTGCGGGTCGGTCTGGTCGCGCTGGTGGTGTTCCTGTTGTCCTCGCTCGCACTGACGTGGGCGCACAGTTGCCCGCAGGGGTCGATCAGCGCGTTCTTCTACACCCGCACCCACGCGGTGTTCCTGGCCTCCCTGTGCGCGATCGGGATCTGTCTGATCGCCTACAAGGGCAGCCGGATCGGCGAAGACGCGCTGCTGAACTACTCCGGGTTCATGGCCTTCATCGTGGCCCTGGTGCCCACCGGGCCCGACGACCTTTGTCAGCCATGGCTTCCCACGGTCACCGACCCGTTCGGCGGCGTCGCCAACAACGTCGCCGCGTTGTTCGTGGCCGTCGCCGTCGGCACCGGGATGTACCTCGCGCTGGGCCGTTGGCGCCGCCCGCAACCGCCGCCGGTGGCGTCCGCTCCCGCCTGCGCCGAGGCCGCCACTCTGTGGAAGACCGTCGCCACCGCGCTGCTGCGGGTCGAAAAGTGGCTACCAGCAGCGCTACTGGCCATTGCCGTCGCCGGGGCCCCGTTGATGTTGTGGGACTGGTTCGCCCAACATGCTCACGTGATCGCCGCGGTGGCGATGTTCCTGGCCATCACGCTCGTAGCGGTCTACCACGCGTGCTACGCCCGCGCAGCCGTGCGTCAGCACCTGGCCCGGTTCTACGCGACCATCGCCGCACTCATGCTCGTCACCGTCGTGGCGGGTGTCGTGCTGCTGATTCTCGGATGGCACTTCGGCGTGATCACCGTCGAACTCATCCTCATCGTGCTGTTCGCCGTGTTCTGGGCGGTGCAGACCTGGGACGTCTGGGACGCCCAGGACCGCTACCCGGAAGCGGCCGTACCCACGCTGGCCGACGCCCCCGCCTAAGCGGTGTATCCGTCGATCTGCAGCGTCTGCCCATCACGGCGCAACACCAACACCGCACCCGGTACCGGGACGAAACCCTCCACCGCTTCGGCGGGCACCGCCGCGGTCTGGGTGCACGTCTTCGCGTCGAAGGTGCGCAGCGATCCCTGATCCCCGTTGTCCGCGACGGCGAAGCCGTCCGCGAACGACAGGTAGGCCAGGCCTCTGCCCTGCCCCAGCGCGCGGGTCTGGGTGGCGTGGATGCCCTGGGCGCCAGCACATCTCTGCTTTCCGTCGGGACCGAACAGCAATAGCTGACGGCCACCGTCGCGACCCGAGAACAGGAAGTTGTCACTCGGGCCGAGCGAAGGTTCGCCCGTACCCCGCTCCGGCAGCGGGGTCACGGTCTTGTCCACCACGTTGACGTAGGAAATCCCGGCCGGTGCGCCGGCCCCACCGAACTGGACGAAGATGCCCACCGCATTCGCCGGGGTGGCTACCGCGCCCGCATCGGCCTGACCCTTGAACACCTCGTGGTCCCAGACGGTTTCGCCGTTGTCGGGGTTGAGTGCCACCACCCGGATCGCATTGCCCGGCCCGGCCGGGCACTGCACCACCGACACCAGCCGCGCACGGGTGTCCACCGCGCGCGGCGGGAAGGCGCAATCCGCATGAGGTGCAGGCACCGTCCACATCGGCTCGCCGGTTCGGGTGTCGAACCGCACCCAGACCCGGTCATCGCGGTACACCACGAACGGCGCGTCCAGGTTGTAGCCCGGAACCTCGGCCAGCGCGTACATCATCTGATCGTCGGCGTTGGACCACAGCCGCTCTCCGGTGGTGGCGTCGAGCCCGACCAGACCCTTGTCGACGAAGGCCACCACGGTGGCCCCGTTGTCGAACACCCGCATGCCGTTGACCATCACCCCGTCTGGCCCGGTACGCGCGTAGTGCCAGCGCTCCTTGCCGTCGGCGCCGTACGCGGTGATCCGGTGATCGCCGTACACCGCGAAACCGGCACCGGCAGCCACGATCTGACGATTCGGATCGTGCTTGTCCCCCTCGAATGCGTCCGGCACCGAAACCGTGAACGTCCGCTGCCCCAGTGCGCCGGGCAGGGCGGGCACATCGGTAGCTGACGCCGTCGTCGCATCCAGGAAGCGTGCGTCGTCACCGGCGCGCAACGCGCCCACGGTCACCACCGCGGCAACCACGACGGCGATCGCCGCGCCGACGGCCAGCAACTTGATCGACGTGCGTTCCAGATTCGGGAAGGCCCGCGCCGCCAGGAAGGTCGCGGCGGCACCGGCCAGACACAACCACCACGCCGCCATCCCGGCCGGCAATGCCGCGGTGACCGCCGAATTGTCCATCGCGGTCCGGTAGAACGCCGGGATCCCCTGGGTGATGTACGCGATGACCAGCAGCGCCGCCACGCCCGCCGTCCCGGCCGCGGTGGCCGCCAGGTCCCGGCCCGTGTGGCCGCGCCAGACGCTGTAGGCCATCGCCGCGATCAGCACCACGGCGACGACCGCCACCACCAACGCCATGCGGTTCGGCAGGGCCTCGCCCCACCGGTGCAGGCCGACCACGTACCAGGAGCTTTCGGCTGTGCTGCGCGGGGCGACCAGCCGGGCCCAGCCGGCCAGCACCGCCGCCCACACCAACAACACCACTGCCGCGCCGGCCAGCACCGTGCCGAGCGATTGCAGCACGCCGAGCACCCGGCCGACCGTCTTCTGCGGCCCTTCAGAAACCATGTGAGCCATCGTCACACGCCGCGACACCTCCGCAACGGCCCAGCCCCGGCGAAAAGTACAGATAGAGTTGAGCGCGATGAGCCCTGCGCTGACCGTTCGTTACGACGGATCGACTCGTACCTTTGCCCCGGGCAACGATGTCGTCATCGGCCGAGACCTTCGAGCCGACGTCCGCATTGCCCACCCGCTGATCTCGCGTGCGCACTTGGTGCTGCGTTTCGACCAAGGTCGATGGGTCGCGATCGACAACGGCAGCCTCAACGGCATGTACGCCAACGGCCGCCGGGTGCCCTCGATCGACATCCACGACGGCCAGGTCGTCAACATCGGCAACCCGGACGGACCCCAGGTGACCTTCGAGGTCGGACGGCACCAGGGCTCGGTCGGCCGGACCCCGACGGCGGCGGTGCCCATCGGGAACCGGCCCAGCGGCGCGTGGCCCACCCAGGCCTCCCCCGGTCGTCCGCAGTACGGTCAGCCGCCCGCGGCCCAGCGCCCCGGGTACTCGTCCGGCCCGCAGCCGCGCTACCCGACCCCGCCGACCGGGTATCCGAGCGGGCCCCAGAGTGGCGGCGGCTACCCCAGCGGACCACAGACCGGGTATCCCAGCGGTCCGCAGAGCGGCTACCCCAGCGGACCGCAGGCCTATCAGTCCCAGCCGGTCCGCAGCGCCCCGAACCCGTCGCAGGCAGCGACTTCGATGGCGCCGGCGGCCACCCCGGACCGCGGCAGCAGCGAGGCCGGCGGCAACATCGCGACCAGCATGCTCAAGATCCTGCGGCCCGGGCGCACCAGCCCAGCGCCCGCAGGTGCGGTGAAGATCGGCCGCGCCACCGACAACGACATCGTCATCCCCGACGTGCTGGCCTCACGCCATCACGCCACGTTGATCCCGTTGACCGGCGGCACCGAGATCCGTGACGAGCGGAGCATCAACGGCACCTTCGTCAACGGCGCGCGGGTGGACAACGCGATCCTGCACGACGGTGACGTGGTCACCATCGGCAACGTCGACCTGGTGTTCTCCGGCGGCACCCTGGTCCGCCGCAGCGAGACCGAGGCCGACACCCGCACCGGCGGCCTCGAGGTGCGCGGCCTGACCTGGACCATCGAGGGCAACAAGACGCTGCTCGACAACATCTCCGTCGACGCGCGGCCCGGCACCCTCACCGCGGTGATCGGACCGTCGGGTGCAGGCAAGTCGACGTTCGCCAAACAGGTCGCCGGCTACACACATCCGACGAGCGGCACCATCACCTTCGAAGGCCACGACGTCCACGCCGAGTACGCCTCGCTGCGCTCCCGGATCGGCATGGTCCCGCAGGACGATGTGGTGCACGGCCAGCTCACCGTCCGCCAGGCCCTGATGTACGCCGCCGAGCTGCGGCTGCCGCCGGACACCACCAAGGAAGACCGCGAGCAGGTCGTCATGCAGGTGCTCGAAGAGCTCGAGATGACCAAGCACCTCGACACCCGCGTCGACAAGCTGTCCGGCGGGCAGCGGAAACGTGCCTCGGTCGCGCTCGAGCTGTTGACCGGCCCGTCACTGCTGATCCTCGACGAGCCCACCTCGGGTCTGGACCCGGCGCTCGACCGCCAGGTGATGACGATGCTGCGCCAGCTGGCCGACGCCGGCCGCGTCGTGCTGGTGGTCACGCACTCACTGACCTACCTCGACGTGTGCGATCAGGTGCTGTTGCTGGCGCCGGGCGGCAAGACGGCCTTCTGCGGGCCGCCCGATCAGATCGGCCCGGAGCTCGGCACCACCAACTGGGCGGACATCTTCAGCAGCGTCGCCGGTGATCCGGCCGAGGCCAACCGCAAGTATCT
Above is a window of Mycolicibacterium boenickei DNA encoding:
- the erm gene encoding 23S ribosomal RNA methyltransferase Erm, whose translation is MPSTHHGRHEYGQNFLCDRRVVADIVKIVSHTTGPIVEIGAGDGALTLPLQRLNRQLTAIEIDRRRARRLADRTSAEVVGADFLQYRLPTTPHVVVGNLPFHLTTAILRRLLHGPGWTDAVLLMQWEVARRRAGVGGATMMTAQWWPWFEFSLARKVSADAFRPRPGVDAGLLTITRRREPLVPTADRRRYQALAHEVFTGRGRGLAQILRRHVDRRWLQANGIHPSALPRDLSAQQWAALFDAVR
- a CDS encoding DUF3017 domain-containing protein, whose amino-acid sequence is MTAKEFVQKVVAGQWPILVVGLIFIAAFALVVAGYWRRGALVIGIGVGAAAALRLALTDDRAGLLVVRSRTIDFATTATVSAVVLYIAWTIDPLGTS
- a CDS encoding bifunctional methylenetetrahydrofolate dehydrogenase/methenyltetrahydrofolate cyclohydrolase — translated: MGSIVLDGKATRDEIFIDLKQRVAKLTEAGRTPGLGTVLVGDDPGSQAYVRGKHADCAKVGINSIRRDLPADITQAQLDETIDELNANPDCTGYIVQLPLPKHLDENAALERIDPAKDADGLHPTNLGRLVLGKEAPLPCTPRGIVHLLRRFDVPIAGAHVVVIGRGVTVGRPMGLLLTRRSENATVTLCHTGTRDLPALTRQADIIIAAVGVPHMVTADMVKPGAAVVDVGVSRVDGKLTGDVAPDVWEVAGHVSPNPGGVGPLTRAFLLTNVVELEESKLA
- a CDS encoding NADH:flavin oxidoreductase, with the protein product MNTQPNVFTDVFSEAKLGPVTLRNRIIKAATFEASTPNALVTEDLINYHRLPAAGGVGMTTVAYCAVAPGGRTDGWQIWMRPEAVPGLTKLTETIHAEGAAISAQIGHAGPVANSRTNKAPALAPVRFFNPLSMRFAKKATIDDIRDVTEAHANAARLAIDSGFDAVEVHLGHNYLASSFLSPLINRRTDEFGGSLENRAKVARGVVRAVRDAVDKHGDRKIAVIAKLNMSDGVRGGIPIDESLQTAKWLEEDGGLDAIELTAGSSLVNPMYLFRGGAPVKEFAANFKPPISWGIRMSGNKFFREYPYHEAYLMRDAEKFRAELTMPIILLGGITNRETMDRAMAAGFEFVAMGRALLAEPDLLNRIQAEESKGSVKSLCTHCNMCMPTIYSHTHCVVTGAPDTLVK
- a CDS encoding diphosphate--fructose-6-phosphate 1-phosphotransferase; translation: MVTYRYVRVGLVALVVFLLSSLALTWAHSCPQGSISAFFYTRTHAVFLASLCAIGICLIAYKGSRIGEDALLNYSGFMAFIVALVPTGPDDLCQPWLPTVTDPFGGVANNVAALFVAVAVGTGMYLALGRWRRPQPPPVASAPACAEAATLWKTVATALLRVEKWLPAALLAIAVAGAPLMLWDWFAQHAHVIAAVAMFLAITLVAVYHACYARAAVRQHLARFYATIAALMLVTVVAGVVLLILGWHFGVITVELILIVLFAVFWAVQTWDVWDAQDRYPEAAVPTLADAPA
- a CDS encoding outer membrane protein assembly factor BamB family protein, with product MVSEGPQKTVGRVLGVLQSLGTVLAGAAVVLLVWAAVLAGWARLVAPRSTAESSWYVVGLHRWGEALPNRMALVVAVVAVVLIAAMAYSVWRGHTGRDLAATAAGTAGVAALLVIAYITQGIPAFYRTAMDNSAVTAALPAGMAAWWLCLAGAAATFLAARAFPNLERTSIKLLAVGAAIAVVVAAVVTVGALRAGDDARFLDATTASATDVPALPGALGQRTFTVSVPDAFEGDKHDPNRQIVAAGAGFAVYGDHRITAYGADGKERWHYARTGPDGVMVNGMRVFDNGATVVAFVDKGLVGLDATTGERLWSNADDQMMYALAEVPGYNLDAPFVVYRDDRVWVRFDTRTGEPMWTVPAPHADCAFPPRAVDTRARLVSVVQCPAGPGNAIRVVALNPDNGETVWDHEVFKGQADAGAVATPANAVGIFVQFGGAGAPAGISYVNVVDKTVTPLPERGTGEPSLGPSDNFLFSGRDGGRQLLLFGPDGKQRCAGAQGIHATQTRALGQGRGLAYLSFADGFAVADNGDQGSLRTFDAKTCTQTAAVPAEAVEGFVPVPGAVLVLRRDGQTLQIDGYTA
- a CDS encoding FHA domain-containing protein; translated protein: MSPALTVRYDGSTRTFAPGNDVVIGRDLRADVRIAHPLISRAHLVLRFDQGRWVAIDNGSLNGMYANGRRVPSIDIHDGQVVNIGNPDGPQVTFEVGRHQGSVGRTPTAAVPIGNRPSGAWPTQASPGRPQYGQPPAAQRPGYSSGPQPRYPTPPTGYPSGPQSGGGYPSGPQTGYPSGPQSGYPSGPQAYQSQPVRSAPNPSQAATSMAPAATPDRGSSEAGGNIATSMLKILRPGRTSPAPAGAVKIGRATDNDIVIPDVLASRHHATLIPLTGGTEIRDERSINGTFVNGARVDNAILHDGDVVTIGNVDLVFSGGTLVRRSETEADTRTGGLEVRGLTWTIEGNKTLLDNISVDARPGTLTAVIGPSGAGKSTFAKQVAGYTHPTSGTITFEGHDVHAEYASLRSRIGMVPQDDVVHGQLTVRQALMYAAELRLPPDTTKEDREQVVMQVLEELEMTKHLDTRVDKLSGGQRKRASVALELLTGPSLLILDEPTSGLDPALDRQVMTMLRQLADAGRVVLVVTHSLTYLDVCDQVLLLAPGGKTAFCGPPDQIGPELGTTNWADIFSSVAGDPAEANRKYLARTGPAPAAAASSAQPGDLGEPAKTSLFRQLSTIARRQVRLIVSDRGYTAFLLMLPFIMGVLSLSVPGDVGFGLPVPAVQGGEAPNEPGQILVMLNVGAIFMGTALTIRALIGEQAIFRREQAVGLSTTAYLLAKIAVFAVFAVLQSAIVTVITILGKGWGPGSVDSGAFISGRNLELFIDISMTCVASAMVGLALSALARSAEQIMPLLVVTVMSQLVFSGGMIPVTDRVVLDQLSWITPARWGFAASASTIDLTRLVPPPLLPADSHWKHTPTVWLINIGILLLLCIVYTGFVRWRIRLKAG